One window from the genome of Vespula pensylvanica isolate Volc-1 chromosome 11, ASM1446617v1, whole genome shotgun sequence encodes:
- the LOC122633004 gene encoding uncharacterized Golgi apparatus membrane protein-like protein CG5021 isoform X1: protein MASASVPLLMDDDTITFEEEDEIVPSDKLKHPYITMFHLAFRISAIVVYMMCQLFSNSFIASFVVVVLLLSMDFWTVKNITGRLMVGLRWWNYIDDNGKSNWVFESKKGAQQYHINMAEARIFWLALILCPLLWSVLFVTALFRLNFQWLLLVCIAIILNGANLYGYVKCKMGGNQYISTATSDFFKKQIIQNVASMMTRSPPTTNPNQQTNVI, encoded by the exons ATGGCGTCTGCTTCG GTACCCTTACTGATGGATGACGATACCATAACCTTTGAGGAAGAGGATGAAATTGTTCCAAGTGATAAACTCAA GCATCCATACATCACCATGTTTCACCTAGCATTTAGAATATCGGCTATAGTAGTTTATATGATGtgtcaattattttcaaatagttTTATCGCAAGTTTTGTCGTCGTTGTACTTCTTTTGTCCATGGATTTTTGGACCGTTAAAAATATAACCGGAAGATTGATGGTTGGACTTAGATGGTGGAATTATATAGACGACAATGGAAAGAGCAACTGGGTATTCGAATCTAAAAAG GGTGCTCAACAGTACCATATTAACATGGCAGAGGCACGTATCTTCTGGTTGGCATTGATACTGTGTCCACTTTTGTGGTCGGTATTATTTGTTACAGCCTTATTTCGTTTAAACTTTCAATGGCTATTACTCGTATGTATCGCAATCATATTAAACGGAGCAAATCTTTACGGATACGTGAAATGTAAAATGGGAGGTAACCAGTATATTTCAACAGCTACCAGTGACTTCTTTAAGAAACAAATCATACAAAAT GTTGCGTCCATGATGACGAGGAGCCCACCAACAACTAATCCAAATCAACAGactaatgtaatataa
- the LOC122633004 gene encoding uncharacterized Golgi apparatus membrane protein-like protein CG5021 isoform X3, whose product MDDDTITFEEEDEIVPSDKLKHPYITMFHLAFRISAIVVYMMCQLFSNSFIASFVVVVLLLSMDFWTVKNITGRLMVGLRWWNYIDDNGKSNWVFESKKGAQQYHINMAEARIFWLALILCPLLWSVLFVTALFRLNFQWLLLVCIAIILNGANLYGYVKCKMGGNQYISTATSDFFKKQIIQNVASMMTRSPPTTNPNQQTNVI is encoded by the exons ATGGATGACGATACCATAACCTTTGAGGAAGAGGATGAAATTGTTCCAAGTGATAAACTCAA GCATCCATACATCACCATGTTTCACCTAGCATTTAGAATATCGGCTATAGTAGTTTATATGATGtgtcaattattttcaaatagttTTATCGCAAGTTTTGTCGTCGTTGTACTTCTTTTGTCCATGGATTTTTGGACCGTTAAAAATATAACCGGAAGATTGATGGTTGGACTTAGATGGTGGAATTATATAGACGACAATGGAAAGAGCAACTGGGTATTCGAATCTAAAAAG GGTGCTCAACAGTACCATATTAACATGGCAGAGGCACGTATCTTCTGGTTGGCATTGATACTGTGTCCACTTTTGTGGTCGGTATTATTTGTTACAGCCTTATTTCGTTTAAACTTTCAATGGCTATTACTCGTATGTATCGCAATCATATTAAACGGAGCAAATCTTTACGGATACGTGAAATGTAAAATGGGAGGTAACCAGTATATTTCAACAGCTACCAGTGACTTCTTTAAGAAACAAATCATACAAAAT GTTGCGTCCATGATGACGAGGAGCCCACCAACAACTAATCCAAATCAACAGactaatgtaatataa
- the LOC122633004 gene encoding uncharacterized Golgi apparatus membrane protein-like protein CG5021 isoform X2: MASASVPLLMDDDTITFEEEDEIVPSDKLKHPYITMFHLAFRISAIVVYMMCQLFSNSFIASFVVVVLLLSMDFWTVKNITGRLMVGLRWWNYIDDNGKSNWVFESKKYHINMAEARIFWLALILCPLLWSVLFVTALFRLNFQWLLLVCIAIILNGANLYGYVKCKMGGNQYISTATSDFFKKQIIQNVASMMTRSPPTTNPNQQTNVI, from the exons ATGGCGTCTGCTTCG GTACCCTTACTGATGGATGACGATACCATAACCTTTGAGGAAGAGGATGAAATTGTTCCAAGTGATAAACTCAA GCATCCATACATCACCATGTTTCACCTAGCATTTAGAATATCGGCTATAGTAGTTTATATGATGtgtcaattattttcaaatagttTTATCGCAAGTTTTGTCGTCGTTGTACTTCTTTTGTCCATGGATTTTTGGACCGTTAAAAATATAACCGGAAGATTGATGGTTGGACTTAGATGGTGGAATTATATAGACGACAATGGAAAGAGCAACTGGGTATTCGAATCTAAAAAG TACCATATTAACATGGCAGAGGCACGTATCTTCTGGTTGGCATTGATACTGTGTCCACTTTTGTGGTCGGTATTATTTGTTACAGCCTTATTTCGTTTAAACTTTCAATGGCTATTACTCGTATGTATCGCAATCATATTAAACGGAGCAAATCTTTACGGATACGTGAAATGTAAAATGGGAGGTAACCAGTATATTTCAACAGCTACCAGTGACTTCTTTAAGAAACAAATCATACAAAAT GTTGCGTCCATGATGACGAGGAGCCCACCAACAACTAATCCAAATCAACAGactaatgtaatataa